In Rutidosis leptorrhynchoides isolate AG116_Rl617_1_P2 chromosome 2, CSIRO_AGI_Rlap_v1, whole genome shotgun sequence, one genomic interval encodes:
- the LOC139891663 gene encoding uncharacterized protein isoform X2, with product MDESPALDLGSMRKFLEVRTISFCTKMGHKEGWVMVKRSFCTKIIVEFAKRVPRGSGGYVGGSREYLGRGPPPGAGRYFNFGLDGQWSRDCKAGDWKNKSYRCGERGHIERHCQNNPKKFVESKRGRSYSRTPPPPRRGRSRSRSYSRCCSYSCNKSGKYAVKGLSGNSGERDLKCDVRGQSKMSNRRKKR from the exons ATGGATGAATCTCCAGCACTAGACCTTGGTTCCATGAGAAAATTTCTCGAGGTCAGAACGATATCTTTCTGTACGAAAATGGGCCATAAAGAAGGTTGGGTAATGGTCAAAAGATCTTTCTGTACGAAAATCATAGTTGAATTTGCCAAAAGG GTGCCACGTGGCAGTGGTGGTTATGTGGGCGGGTCACGTGAATATCTTGGCAGAGGTCCTCCTCCTGGTGCGGGCCGCTACTTTAATTTTGGACTAGATGGTCAATGGTCTCGAGATTGTAAAGCTGGTGACTGGAAGAACAAATCTTATCGTTGTGGTGAGCGAGGCCATATAGAGAGACATTGTCAGAACAACCCGAAGAAGTT TGTTGAGAGCAAGCGTGGGCGAAGTTACTCGAGGACTCCTCCTCCACCTCGACGAGGTAGAAGCCGCAGTCGTAGTTATAGCAGGTGCTGCAGCTACAG CTGCAACAAAAGTGGGAAGTACGCAGTGAAAGGTTTGAGTGGAAATAGTGGTGAGCGAGACCTAAAATGTGACGTCCGTGGGCAGTCAAAGATGTCTAATCGAAGAAAGAAGAGATGA
- the LOC139891663 gene encoding serine/arginine-rich splicing factor RS2Z33-like isoform X5 — protein MDESPALDLGSMRKFLEVRTISFCTKMGHKEGWVMVKRSFCTKIIVEFAKRVPRGSGGYVGGSREYLGRGPPPGAGRYFNFGLDGQWSRDCKAGDWKNKSYRCGERGHIERHCQNNPKKFVESKRGRSYSRTPPPPRRGRSRSRSYSRCCSYRC, from the exons ATGGATGAATCTCCAGCACTAGACCTTGGTTCCATGAGAAAATTTCTCGAGGTCAGAACGATATCTTTCTGTACGAAAATGGGCCATAAAGAAGGTTGGGTAATGGTCAAAAGATCTTTCTGTACGAAAATCATAGTTGAATTTGCCAAAAGG GTGCCACGTGGCAGTGGTGGTTATGTGGGCGGGTCACGTGAATATCTTGGCAGAGGTCCTCCTCCTGGTGCGGGCCGCTACTTTAATTTTGGACTAGATGGTCAATGGTCTCGAGATTGTAAAGCTGGTGACTGGAAGAACAAATCTTATCGTTGTGGTGAGCGAGGCCATATAGAGAGACATTGTCAGAACAACCCGAAGAAGTT TGTTGAGAGCAAGCGTGGGCGAAGTTACTCGAGGACTCCTCCTCCACCTCGACGAGGTAGAAGCCGCAGTCGTAGTTATAGCAGGTGCTGCAGCTACAG GTGCTAA
- the LOC139891663 gene encoding serine/arginine-rich splicing factor RS2Z33-like isoform X7, which produces MDESPALDLGSMRKFLEVRTISFCTKMGHKEGWVMVKRSFCTKIIVEFAKRVPRGSGGYVGGSREYLGRGPPPGAGRYFNFGLDGQWSRDCKAGDWKNKSYRCGERGHIERHCQNNPKKFVESKRGRSYSRTPPPPRRGRSRSRSYSS; this is translated from the exons ATGGATGAATCTCCAGCACTAGACCTTGGTTCCATGAGAAAATTTCTCGAGGTCAGAACGATATCTTTCTGTACGAAAATGGGCCATAAAGAAGGTTGGGTAATGGTCAAAAGATCTTTCTGTACGAAAATCATAGTTGAATTTGCCAAAAGG GTGCCACGTGGCAGTGGTGGTTATGTGGGCGGGTCACGTGAATATCTTGGCAGAGGTCCTCCTCCTGGTGCGGGCCGCTACTTTAATTTTGGACTAGATGGTCAATGGTCTCGAGATTGTAAAGCTGGTGACTGGAAGAACAAATCTTATCGTTGTGGTGAGCGAGGCCATATAGAGAGACATTGTCAGAACAACCCGAAGAAGTT TGTTGAGAGCAAGCGTGGGCGAAGTTACTCGAGGACTCCTCCTCCACCTCGACGAGGTAGAAGCCGCAGTCGTAGTTATAGCAG TTAA
- the LOC139891663 gene encoding uncharacterized protein isoform X1, producing the protein MDESPALDLGSMRKFLEVRTISFCTKMGHKEGWVMVKRSFCTKIIVEFAKRVPRGSGGYVGGSREYLGRGPPPGAGRYFNFGLDGQWSRDCKAGDWKNKSYRCGERGHIERHCQNNPKKFVESKRGRSYSRTPPPPRRGRSRSRSYSRCCSYRQFGIPQEHLDRSKVPLYRMIVSVADICRMAHLFKIVVYSII; encoded by the exons ATGGATGAATCTCCAGCACTAGACCTTGGTTCCATGAGAAAATTTCTCGAGGTCAGAACGATATCTTTCTGTACGAAAATGGGCCATAAAGAAGGTTGGGTAATGGTCAAAAGATCTTTCTGTACGAAAATCATAGTTGAATTTGCCAAAAGG GTGCCACGTGGCAGTGGTGGTTATGTGGGCGGGTCACGTGAATATCTTGGCAGAGGTCCTCCTCCTGGTGCGGGCCGCTACTTTAATTTTGGACTAGATGGTCAATGGTCTCGAGATTGTAAAGCTGGTGACTGGAAGAACAAATCTTATCGTTGTGGTGAGCGAGGCCATATAGAGAGACATTGTCAGAACAACCCGAAGAAGTT TGTTGAGAGCAAGCGTGGGCGAAGTTACTCGAGGACTCCTCCTCCACCTCGACGAGGTAGAAGCCGCAGTCGTAGTTATAGCAGGTGCTGCAGCTACAG GCAATTTGGAATTCCTCAAGAGCATTTAGACAGGTCAAAAGTTCCCTTATACAGAATGATAGTTTCTGTTGCTGATATTTGCAGAATGGCGCATTTGTTCAAAATTGTAGTATACTCAATAATCTAG
- the LOC139891663 gene encoding serine/arginine-rich splicing factor RS2Z33-like isoform X3: MDESPALDLGSMRKFLEVRTISFCTKMGHKEGWVMVKRSFCTKIIVEFAKRVPRGSGGYVGGSREYLGRGPPPGAGRYFNFGLDGQWSRDCKAGDWKNKSYRCGERGHIERHCQNNPKKFVESKRGRSYSRTPPPPRRGRSRSRSYSRCCSYRQFGIPQEHLDS, from the exons ATGGATGAATCTCCAGCACTAGACCTTGGTTCCATGAGAAAATTTCTCGAGGTCAGAACGATATCTTTCTGTACGAAAATGGGCCATAAAGAAGGTTGGGTAATGGTCAAAAGATCTTTCTGTACGAAAATCATAGTTGAATTTGCCAAAAGG GTGCCACGTGGCAGTGGTGGTTATGTGGGCGGGTCACGTGAATATCTTGGCAGAGGTCCTCCTCCTGGTGCGGGCCGCTACTTTAATTTTGGACTAGATGGTCAATGGTCTCGAGATTGTAAAGCTGGTGACTGGAAGAACAAATCTTATCGTTGTGGTGAGCGAGGCCATATAGAGAGACATTGTCAGAACAACCCGAAGAAGTT TGTTGAGAGCAAGCGTGGGCGAAGTTACTCGAGGACTCCTCCTCCACCTCGACGAGGTAGAAGCCGCAGTCGTAGTTATAGCAGGTGCTGCAGCTACAG GCAATTTGGAATTCCTCAAGAGCATTTAGACAG TTAA
- the LOC139891663 gene encoding serine/arginine-rich splicing factor RS2Z33-like isoform X6, whose amino-acid sequence MDESPALDLGSMRKFLEVRTISFCTKMGHKEGWVMVKRSFCTKIIVEFAKRVPRGSGGYVGGSREYLGRGPPPGAGRYFNFGLDGQWSRDCKAGDWKNKSYRCGERGHIERHCQNNPKKFVESKRGRSYSRTPPPPRRGRSRSRSYSRCCSYS is encoded by the exons ATGGATGAATCTCCAGCACTAGACCTTGGTTCCATGAGAAAATTTCTCGAGGTCAGAACGATATCTTTCTGTACGAAAATGGGCCATAAAGAAGGTTGGGTAATGGTCAAAAGATCTTTCTGTACGAAAATCATAGTTGAATTTGCCAAAAGG GTGCCACGTGGCAGTGGTGGTTATGTGGGCGGGTCACGTGAATATCTTGGCAGAGGTCCTCCTCCTGGTGCGGGCCGCTACTTTAATTTTGGACTAGATGGTCAATGGTCTCGAGATTGTAAAGCTGGTGACTGGAAGAACAAATCTTATCGTTGTGGTGAGCGAGGCCATATAGAGAGACATTGTCAGAACAACCCGAAGAAGTT TGTTGAGAGCAAGCGTGGGCGAAGTTACTCGAGGACTCCTCCTCCACCTCGACGAGGTAGAAGCCGCAGTCGTAGTTATAGCAGGTGCTGCAGCTACAG TTAA
- the LOC139891663 gene encoding serine/arginine-rich splicing factor RS2Z33-like isoform X4 yields MDESPALDLGSMRKFLEVPRGSGGYVGGSREYLGRGPPPGAGRYFNFGLDGQWSRDCKAGDWKNKSYRCGERGHIERHCQNNPKKFVESKRGRSYSRTPPPPRRGRSRSRSYSRCCSYRQFGIPQEHLDRSKVPLYRMIVSVADICRMAHLFKIVVYSII; encoded by the exons ATGGATGAATCTCCAGCACTAGACCTTGGTTCCATGAGAAAATTTCTCGAG GTGCCACGTGGCAGTGGTGGTTATGTGGGCGGGTCACGTGAATATCTTGGCAGAGGTCCTCCTCCTGGTGCGGGCCGCTACTTTAATTTTGGACTAGATGGTCAATGGTCTCGAGATTGTAAAGCTGGTGACTGGAAGAACAAATCTTATCGTTGTGGTGAGCGAGGCCATATAGAGAGACATTGTCAGAACAACCCGAAGAAGTT TGTTGAGAGCAAGCGTGGGCGAAGTTACTCGAGGACTCCTCCTCCACCTCGACGAGGTAGAAGCCGCAGTCGTAGTTATAGCAGGTGCTGCAGCTACAG GCAATTTGGAATTCCTCAAGAGCATTTAGACAGGTCAAAAGTTCCCTTATACAGAATGATAGTTTCTGTTGCTGATATTTGCAGAATGGCGCATTTGTTCAAAATTGTAGTATACTCAATAATCTAG